The proteins below are encoded in one region of Tessaracoccus aquimaris:
- a CDS encoding DUF2249 domain-containing protein: MTELNLTAKSACGCGAAHEQLPELDARTIPHAVRHAAIFGVVDGLQPGAAFILIAPHDPLPLLGQIAERHGGDIAVEYVQRGPEAWKLKLTHA; the protein is encoded by the coding sequence GTGACCGAACTCAACCTGACCGCCAAGTCCGCCTGCGGCTGCGGAGCAGCCCACGAACAGCTTCCCGAACTCGACGCCCGCACCATCCCGCACGCCGTCCGGCACGCCGCGATCTTCGGCGTCGTCGACGGGCTCCAGCCCGGTGCTGCCTTCATCCTGATCGCCCCGCACGACCCCCTCCCCCTGCTGGGCCAGATCGCCGAGCGGCACGGCGGTGACATCGCGGTGGAGTATGTTCAACGCGGCCCCGAGGCGTGGAAGCTCAAGCTCACCCACGCCTGA
- a CDS encoding GNAT family N-acetyltransferase, whose protein sequence is MTFVQPVTLTDRGVRVEPLTLAHVDGLEAAAADGQLWRVRLTSVPEPGQTRGYVEAALAAREDGTRFPFAIIDEASGRVLGTTSFHDILPGPRRLEIGYTWLGRSSQRTSVNTVVKRLLLIHAFEDLCCNTVGWRTDNFNHASQRAIERLGAKRDGVIRGQAQRRDGTIRDTVMYSVTAGEWPEIRAHLDHLLLRHER, encoded by the coding sequence GTGACCTTCGTGCAGCCAGTAACCCTGACCGACCGCGGCGTGCGCGTCGAGCCCCTGACACTCGCCCACGTCGACGGGCTCGAGGCGGCCGCGGCCGACGGGCAACTCTGGCGCGTCCGGCTCACCTCGGTGCCCGAGCCGGGGCAGACGCGTGGCTACGTCGAGGCCGCGCTCGCCGCCCGAGAGGACGGCACCAGGTTCCCGTTCGCGATCATCGACGAGGCATCCGGCCGGGTGCTCGGCACCACCAGCTTCCACGACATCCTGCCCGGTCCGCGCCGCCTGGAGATCGGCTACACGTGGCTTGGCAGGTCGTCCCAGCGCACGAGCGTCAACACTGTGGTGAAGCGACTGCTGCTGATCCACGCGTTCGAGGACCTCTGCTGCAATACGGTCGGCTGGCGGACGGACAACTTCAACCACGCGAGCCAACGGGCCATCGAGCGGTTGGGGGCCAAGCGCGACGGCGTGATCCGCGGCCAAGCGCAGCGCAGGGACGGCACCATCCGCGACACGGTGATGTACTCGGTGACCGCGGGGGAGTGGCCCGAGATCAGGGCTCACCTCGACCACCTGCTTCTGCGCCACGAACGCTGA
- a CDS encoding aldo/keto reductase, with protein sequence MTVPVIRLNDGPEIPQLGYGVFKVPAGDTERAVSEALEIGYRHIDTAAIYGNEEGVGRAIAASGLPRDELFVTTKLWNDDHDGDAPDRAIEESLGKLGLDHVDLYLVHWPTPENDNYVHAWEKVVGIRERGLTRSAGVSNHLVRHLDRLVDETGVVPSVNQIELHPRHLQADIVRWCAEHGVAVEAWGPLGQGKYDIAACGPVAAAATAHGRSPAQVVLRWHLQRGRIVFPKSVHVERLRENFDVFDFDLTDRQLDAIDSLDPGDGRGRVGSHPNDVN encoded by the coding sequence ATGACTGTTCCCGTGATCAGACTCAATGACGGCCCGGAAATCCCCCAACTCGGCTACGGCGTGTTCAAGGTGCCCGCAGGCGACACGGAGCGCGCGGTGAGCGAGGCGCTCGAGATCGGCTACCGCCACATCGACACCGCCGCGATCTACGGCAACGAGGAGGGCGTCGGCAGGGCGATCGCCGCAAGCGGACTGCCACGCGACGAACTGTTCGTCACCACCAAGCTCTGGAACGATGACCACGACGGCGATGCACCCGATCGCGCGATCGAGGAGAGCCTCGGCAAGCTCGGCCTCGACCACGTCGACCTGTATCTGGTGCACTGGCCGACGCCGGAGAACGACAACTACGTGCACGCGTGGGAGAAGGTGGTCGGGATCCGCGAGCGCGGCCTGACCCGCAGCGCAGGCGTGTCCAACCACCTCGTGCGTCACCTCGACCGACTGGTCGACGAAACGGGCGTCGTCCCGTCGGTGAACCAGATCGAGTTGCACCCGCGGCACCTGCAGGCCGACATCGTCCGGTGGTGCGCCGAGCATGGCGTCGCCGTCGAGGCGTGGGGTCCGCTCGGGCAGGGCAAGTACGACATCGCCGCATGCGGCCCGGTCGCCGCCGCGGCCACCGCCCACGGTCGCAGCCCCGCGCAGGTCGTGCTGCGTTGGCACCTGCAGCGGGGCAGGATCGTGTTCCCCAAGTCGGTACATGTGGAGCGCCTGCGGGAGAACTTCGACGTGTTCGACTTCGACCTGACGGACAGGCAGTTGGACGCGATCGACTCGCTGGACCCGGGCGACGGCCGCGGGCGCGTGGGGTCGCACCCCAACGACGTGAACTGA
- a CDS encoding multicopper oxidase domain-containing protein yields the protein MRGKRGFRDYTLVLWFVAAVAVSGAHRWIPESTWLMVHLIALGAITHAIMVWSAHFTAALLKTRDDDHTRRLADARLVMLAVGALLVFIGVPVAIWWLVVVGATLVSTAVLWHGVVLVCDLRRALPGRFRICIRYYVAAALCLPVGAGFGATLALGLDDRWHANLLVAHSLTMLLGWVGLTVVGTLVTFWPTVLRTRMDDRAERLAKQALPILLGSLAVVIAGSLTGLRLVSAVGILGYAAGLVWFGRCLVAPARKQPPREFASASILAGAVWATIALIMTAVHVAFSDDLRLATDYPTLAAVWVVGFLLQLLTGALSYLLPSVFGGGPRVVRAGGRYFDRFATARLVIINGGLLLWLLPIPSWAKVSVSSLVLLALVAFIPLLILGLRAAATEKRRAQAGEPAAEPQRTSAITGNGFVAGIAALAIALTLGIGADPSAAGLNAGAPPATQVAPTGQTVTVEVMAHDMRFEPNRVEVNPGDRVVIKLTNHDATNVHDLLIGSARTPRLAMGETAELDLGVVGASIEGWCTVVGHRQMGMVFDVVVAGSAQPEPTSTPADHSGHGATADASAKLSRIVDPVAPPLTAETVHKYEFRVTEVPLEVAPGVWQRRWTFNGGPVGPTLRGRVGDAFEITLINDGTMGHSIDFHAGAVAPDQPMRTIAPGERLVYRFTAERAGVWMYHCSTMPMSAHISAGMHGVVIIEPEGGLPKVDREYVLVQSEVFTTNASTAEAAVDIDPARIAAGNPDFVVFNGVANQYDQQMFEAKVGEKVRFFVLDAGPDRASSFHIVGGQFDTLYREGGYHLKDGADAFGSSGGGAQALALQPAEGGFVELTFTEPGHYPVVSHLMSDAERGAHGIVHVS from the coding sequence ATGAGGGGCAAGCGCGGGTTCCGCGACTACACCCTCGTCCTGTGGTTCGTCGCCGCCGTCGCCGTCTCGGGCGCGCACCGGTGGATCCCGGAGTCGACCTGGCTGATGGTCCACCTGATCGCCCTCGGCGCGATCACGCACGCCATCATGGTCTGGAGCGCCCACTTCACGGCCGCGCTGCTGAAGACCCGCGACGATGACCACACCAGAAGGCTCGCCGACGCCCGACTCGTGATGCTCGCCGTCGGGGCGCTGCTCGTCTTCATCGGCGTACCCGTGGCCATCTGGTGGCTCGTGGTCGTCGGTGCGACCCTGGTGTCAACGGCGGTGCTGTGGCACGGCGTCGTGCTGGTGTGCGACCTCAGGCGCGCGCTTCCCGGCCGCTTCCGGATCTGCATCCGCTACTACGTCGCCGCTGCGCTCTGCCTGCCGGTCGGGGCTGGGTTCGGCGCGACCCTCGCGCTCGGCCTCGACGACCGCTGGCACGCCAACCTGCTGGTCGCCCACTCCTTGACGATGCTGCTCGGCTGGGTCGGCCTGACGGTCGTCGGGACGCTCGTCACCTTCTGGCCGACGGTGCTGCGCACCAGGATGGACGACCGCGCCGAGCGCCTCGCCAAGCAGGCCCTTCCGATCCTGCTCGGCTCCCTGGCGGTCGTGATCGCCGGGTCGCTGACCGGCCTGCGTCTGGTCTCGGCCGTCGGCATCCTCGGCTACGCGGCGGGCCTCGTCTGGTTCGGGCGCTGCCTCGTGGCCCCCGCCCGAAAGCAGCCTCCCCGGGAGTTCGCGTCGGCCTCCATCCTCGCGGGTGCCGTCTGGGCGACCATCGCGCTGATCATGACGGCGGTCCACGTCGCCTTCTCCGACGACCTCCGCCTGGCGACCGACTACCCGACGCTCGCCGCGGTGTGGGTCGTCGGGTTCCTGCTGCAACTGCTCACCGGGGCACTTTCCTACCTGCTGCCGTCGGTGTTCGGCGGTGGCCCGCGGGTCGTCAGGGCGGGAGGGCGCTACTTCGACCGGTTCGCCACCGCCCGCCTCGTCATCATCAACGGGGGCCTGCTGCTGTGGCTCCTGCCGATCCCGAGTTGGGCGAAGGTGAGCGTCTCCTCGCTGGTGCTGCTCGCCCTCGTGGCGTTCATCCCGCTGCTCATCCTCGGCCTGCGCGCCGCCGCGACCGAGAAGCGGCGGGCCCAGGCGGGCGAGCCTGCCGCCGAGCCGCAGCGGACCTCCGCGATCACCGGCAACGGGTTCGTGGCCGGGATCGCCGCCCTGGCGATCGCGCTGACGCTCGGCATCGGGGCCGACCCGTCGGCCGCTGGCCTCAACGCCGGGGCGCCGCCCGCCACCCAGGTCGCACCGACCGGGCAGACCGTCACCGTCGAGGTGATGGCCCACGACATGCGCTTCGAACCAAACCGGGTGGAGGTCAACCCGGGCGACCGTGTCGTGATCAAACTGACCAACCATGACGCCACCAACGTGCACGACCTGTTGATCGGCTCGGCGCGGACCCCGCGCCTCGCGATGGGTGAGACCGCGGAACTCGACCTCGGCGTCGTCGGGGCAAGCATCGAGGGCTGGTGCACCGTCGTCGGCCACCGTCAGATGGGCATGGTCTTCGACGTCGTGGTTGCGGGTTCTGCTCAGCCGGAACCGACCTCAACGCCCGCCGATCACAGCGGGCACGGCGCCACCGCCGACGCTTCCGCGAAGCTGAGCCGGATCGTCGACCCGGTCGCGCCGCCGCTGACCGCGGAGACGGTGCACAAGTACGAGTTCAGGGTGACGGAGGTGCCGCTCGAGGTCGCGCCCGGCGTCTGGCAGCGTCGCTGGACGTTCAACGGCGGGCCGGTCGGGCCGACCCTGCGGGGCAGGGTCGGCGACGCGTTCGAGATCACGCTGATCAACGACGGCACCATGGGGCATTCCATCGACTTCCACGCGGGCGCGGTCGCACCCGACCAGCCGATGCGCACCATCGCGCCGGGGGAGAGGCTCGTCTACCGGTTCACCGCCGAGCGGGCGGGCGTGTGGATGTACCACTGCTCCACCATGCCGATGAGCGCCCACATCTCCGCAGGCATGCACGGGGTGGTCATCATCGAACCGGAGGGCGGCCTGCCGAAGGTCGACAGGGAGTACGTCCTCGTGCAGTCCGAGGTCTTCACAACCAACGCCTCGACGGCGGAGGCTGCGGTGGACATCGACCCGGCCCGGATCGCGGCAGGCAACCCCGACTTCGTCGTGTTCAACGGCGTCGCGAACCAGTACGACCAGCAGATGTTCGAAGCGAAGGTCGGGGAGAAGGTCAGGTTCTTCGTCCTCGACGCAGGCCCCGACAGGGCGTCCAGTTTCCACATCGTCGGCGGCCAGTTCGACACGCTCTACCGCGAGGGCGGCTACCACCTCAAGGACGGCGCCGACGCCTTCGGCTCATCGGGAGGGGGCGCACAGGCGCTCGCCCTGCAGCCAGCGGAGGGCGGTTTCGTGGAACTCACCTTCACCGAGCCGGGCCACTACCCGGTCGTGAGCCACCTGATGAGCGACGCCGAGCGGGGCGCGCACGGCATTGTCCACGTCTCCTAA